The following proteins are encoded in a genomic region of Leifsonia psychrotolerans:
- a CDS encoding MFS transporter, which produces MGAAGHQRRRLNRPSRPGPVIAVLAFAGMGASFMQTILLPIQAQLPTLLDASRGDTAWVITITLLVGAIFTPIAGKLGDMFGKRRIALVLLALLVAGSVLAAVTATVGPMIVGRGLQGMGMGVIPLGIAILRDVLPPKRLGSAIALVSATLGVGGALGLPISAFVTANYNWHLLFWVSAAIGTLSFVLFLLVIPVSTMRTGGRFDGVGALGLALGLGGVLLAVSKGNEWGWNSVQTLVPLIGGILVLALWGWYELRHENPLVDIRVSTRGAVLMTNLASIAMGFALFASSVVFPQLLQLPEKTGYGLGLSLLQASFVLMPSGLAMLAMSPVAGRLERRFGAKPLLVAGAAIIASSYLVAVFVDLEIWHVLIINTVIGVGIGLGYAAMPTLIMGAVPAHETGSANGLNTLMRSLGTSIAAAVVATVLAQSTVQYGGSAVPSADGFQVSLGLGLAAALVCAVIAVFIPKPKAHPAEHASIPEGTI; this is translated from the coding sequence ATGGGGGCAGCTGGACATCAACGACGCCGACTAAACCGACCATCCAGACCGGGCCCGGTCATTGCCGTCCTCGCCTTTGCGGGGATGGGGGCGTCGTTCATGCAAACAATTTTGCTGCCCATCCAGGCGCAGCTTCCGACACTGCTCGATGCAAGCAGAGGGGATACTGCCTGGGTCATCACCATCACGCTGCTGGTCGGCGCGATCTTCACACCCATCGCCGGAAAGCTCGGCGACATGTTCGGCAAACGACGAATCGCCCTCGTGCTCTTGGCTCTTCTGGTGGCAGGCTCGGTGCTTGCCGCCGTCACGGCAACCGTGGGACCCATGATCGTCGGGCGCGGCTTGCAGGGGATGGGGATGGGAGTGATACCGCTCGGCATCGCGATCCTTCGTGACGTGCTGCCACCCAAGCGGCTCGGTTCGGCGATCGCGCTCGTGAGCGCCACCCTCGGCGTTGGCGGAGCGCTCGGCTTGCCAATCAGCGCATTTGTCACAGCCAATTACAATTGGCACCTCTTGTTCTGGGTCTCCGCTGCTATCGGAACGCTGAGCTTTGTGCTCTTTCTGCTCGTTATCCCTGTGAGCACTATGCGCACCGGCGGTCGATTCGATGGCGTCGGAGCGTTGGGACTCGCACTCGGGCTCGGCGGAGTCCTGCTGGCCGTTTCCAAGGGAAACGAATGGGGCTGGAACTCGGTGCAAACACTGGTTCCTCTCATCGGAGGAATTCTTGTGCTGGCGCTGTGGGGGTGGTACGAATTGCGCCACGAGAACCCGCTTGTCGACATCCGGGTCAGCACCCGCGGCGCCGTGCTGATGACCAACCTCGCTTCAATTGCGATGGGCTTTGCGTTGTTCGCTTCCAGTGTTGTATTCCCGCAGCTGTTGCAGCTGCCCGAGAAAACCGGTTACGGGCTGGGGCTTTCCCTGCTGCAGGCGAGCTTCGTTTTGATGCCTTCCGGGCTCGCAATGTTGGCGATGTCGCCGGTTGCCGGGCGCCTCGAGCGAAGGTTTGGCGCCAAGCCACTGCTTGTGGCCGGCGCAGCGATCATCGCCAGCAGCTACCTGGTCGCCGTCTTTGTCGACCTTGAGATCTGGCACGTGCTCATCATCAACACGGTCATCGGTGTCGGGATCGGCCTCGGTTACGCCGCGATGCCCACGCTGATCATGGGGGCCGTCCCCGCGCACGAGACAGGCTCAGCAAACGGCCTGAACACGCTAATGCGATCCCTTGGCACCAGCATTGCGGCGGCCGTCGTCGCGACGGTGCTCGCTCAGTCGACAGTGCAGTACGGCGGAAGCGCGGTTCCGAGCGCTGATGGATTCCAAGTGTCGCTCGGTCTCGGCCTCGCGGCCGCGCTCGTCTGCGCTGTCATTGCCGTGTTCATCCCCAAACCGAAGGCGCACCCGGCGGAGCACGCCTCGATTCCCGAAGGTACGATCTGA
- a CDS encoding DUF4287 domain-containing protein — protein sequence MSFQAYLDTIEDKTGLTPRALLAQAHERGLDAPPVKAAAIIDWLKEDYALGRGHAMALVHVIKNGPTISEKHVGTDGVHRDESTELWLDGTNSRPA from the coding sequence GTGTCATTCCAGGCATACCTCGACACGATCGAAGACAAGACCGGCCTCACGCCCCGAGCACTGCTCGCGCAGGCTCACGAGCGTGGGTTAGACGCACCACCGGTCAAAGCCGCCGCTATTATCGACTGGCTCAAGGAGGATTATGCGCTCGGGCGTGGACACGCCATGGCCCTGGTGCATGTGATCAAGAACGGTCCCACCATCAGCGAAAAGCACGTTGGCACTGACGGAGTTCACCGAGATGAGTCGACCGAACTCTGGTTGGACGGAACGAATAGTCGGCCTGCGTGA
- a CDS encoding ABC transporter ATP-binding protein: MSMEGAAWSSLHKISTARDGKHGVSRESVRRIMTFAVPYRSKLLIFITLSTVGAFLAVATPVLAGQVVDVIVARGEVTTIVWLAVVIALVAVADAAVSLVTRWYSARIGEGVILDLRTAVFNHVQKMPIAFFTRTRTGALVSRLNNDVIGAQQAFSGTLSGVVTNLVALILTLIVMLSTSWLVTVLAVIMLPIFLVPARRMGSRLAALRREAADHNSAMSTQMTERFSAPGATLVKLFGRPDEEAEEFRVRAARVRDIGVRTAMLQFVFFTALMLVSALALALVYGLGGSLALTGQLNTGDVVTLALLLTRLYAPLTSLANARVEIMSAVVSFERVFEILDLDPLIKEKPDAVAVPEGQVSVEFDNVRFAYPSANKVSLASLEEVSTLDTRGGEEVLHGVSFRIEPGQTVALVGTSGAGKSTIAQLLSRLYDVDSGAVRLAGTDVRDVTFASMRHTLGMVTQDGHLFHETILSNLRLARPEASDDEVWDAVRRARLEPLIRSLPDQLDTMVGERGYRLSGGERQRMTIARLLLAQPRVVILDEATAALDSTSEAAVQAALSEALEGRTAMVIAHRLSTIRSADLILVVEDGSIVERGTHEELLALGGRYEELHRTQFTVQKNGASGEESLSLT; the protein is encoded by the coding sequence ATGAGCATGGAAGGCGCGGCCTGGAGCTCGCTGCACAAGATTTCCACCGCCAGGGACGGCAAGCACGGCGTCTCCCGTGAGTCCGTTCGGCGGATCATGACGTTCGCGGTGCCCTACCGGTCCAAGTTGCTGATCTTCATCACCCTCTCCACCGTGGGTGCATTCCTCGCGGTCGCGACGCCGGTACTCGCTGGCCAGGTGGTCGACGTGATCGTCGCCCGGGGCGAGGTCACCACAATCGTTTGGCTCGCCGTCGTCATCGCCCTCGTGGCAGTGGCCGACGCCGCCGTGTCACTCGTAACGCGCTGGTACTCGGCGCGGATCGGCGAAGGCGTGATCCTGGACCTCCGCACCGCCGTCTTCAACCACGTGCAGAAGATGCCGATCGCGTTCTTCACCCGCACGCGGACGGGCGCCCTCGTGAGCCGTCTCAACAACGATGTGATCGGCGCTCAGCAGGCCTTCAGCGGCACGCTGTCCGGCGTGGTCACGAACCTCGTGGCGCTGATCCTCACCCTGATCGTCATGCTCAGCACGTCCTGGCTCGTGACGGTTCTCGCCGTGATCATGCTCCCCATCTTCCTGGTACCCGCGCGCCGCATGGGCAGCCGCCTCGCCGCGCTGCGCCGCGAGGCAGCCGATCACAATTCCGCCATGAGCACGCAGATGACAGAGCGCTTCTCGGCGCCCGGTGCCACCCTCGTCAAGCTGTTCGGCCGGCCCGACGAGGAGGCCGAGGAGTTCCGCGTCCGCGCCGCCCGTGTCCGCGACATCGGGGTCCGCACCGCGATGCTGCAGTTCGTCTTCTTCACCGCACTGATGCTCGTCTCCGCTCTCGCCTTGGCGCTCGTATATGGGCTCGGCGGGTCCCTCGCACTCACCGGCCAGCTGAATACCGGTGACGTGGTCACCCTGGCGCTCCTCCTCACCCGCCTCTACGCGCCGCTGACCAGCCTCGCAAACGCACGGGTGGAGATCATGAGCGCGGTGGTCAGTTTCGAGCGGGTCTTCGAGATTCTGGACCTCGACCCACTCATCAAGGAGAAGCCTGACGCGGTCGCCGTGCCCGAAGGCCAGGTGTCCGTCGAGTTCGACAACGTGCGCTTCGCCTACCCGTCCGCAAACAAAGTGTCCCTCGCTTCTCTCGAGGAAGTTTCCACGCTGGACACCCGCGGCGGCGAGGAGGTGCTGCACGGCGTGTCCTTCAGGATCGAGCCGGGGCAGACCGTTGCCCTCGTTGGTACGTCCGGTGCCGGCAAGTCCACAATTGCGCAGCTCCTCTCGCGCCTGTACGACGTCGACAGCGGTGCCGTGCGCCTTGCGGGGACGGATGTCCGCGATGTCACTTTCGCCTCAATGCGGCACACCCTGGGCATGGTGACGCAGGACGGCCACCTGTTCCACGAGACCATCCTCTCTAATCTGCGCCTCGCGAGGCCCGAGGCGTCCGACGACGAAGTGTGGGACGCCGTCCGCCGTGCGCGGCTCGAGCCGCTCATCCGGTCCCTGCCGGACCAGCTGGACACCATGGTGGGTGAGCGTGGCTACCGGCTGTCCGGCGGCGAGCGCCAGCGGATGACCATCGCGAGGCTCCTGCTCGCCCAGCCGCGCGTCGTCATCCTCGACGAGGCGACGGCGGCGCTGGACTCGACGTCCGAGGCCGCCGTGCAGGCGGCGCTCAGCGAGGCGCTCGAGGGACGAACGGCGATGGTGATCGCGCACCGCCTCTCCACCATCCGAAGCGCGGACCTGATCCTCGTGGTTGAGGACGGCTCGATCGTGGAGCGCGGTACGCACGAGGAACTGCTGGCTCTGGGTGGACGGTACGAGGAATTGCACCGGACCCAGTTCACCGTGCAGAAGAACGGTGCGTCCGGTGAGGAATCGTTGAGCCTGACCTAG
- the pdxY gene encoding pyridoxal kinase PdxY produces MKILSIQSAVAYGHVGNSAAVFPLQRIGVEVLPVNTVNFSNHTGYGAWRGSLIQPEEVHDVVLGIEERGVLGQIDVVLSGYQGGTGIGDVIVDAVRRVKAANPSAIYACDPVMGNAKSGCFVAPEIPHLLRDRVVPVADIITPNQFELGFLTGTEPTALDSTLDSVDLARMMGPSTVLVTSVERPDREPGTIEMLAVDAESAWIVQTPHLPFKANGSGDVTAALFSAHYRATGDARVALERTASSVFDLLELTHQSGERELQLVQAQNFYAHPRMQFTARRVR; encoded by the coding sequence GTGAAGATTCTCTCGATCCAGTCCGCCGTCGCATACGGCCATGTTGGCAACTCGGCGGCGGTGTTCCCCCTCCAACGCATCGGAGTCGAGGTGCTGCCGGTCAACACGGTGAACTTCTCCAACCACACTGGGTATGGAGCGTGGCGCGGATCCCTCATCCAGCCCGAGGAGGTGCACGATGTTGTCCTCGGCATCGAAGAACGTGGCGTGCTCGGCCAGATCGACGTCGTGCTGTCGGGATACCAAGGCGGCACCGGAATTGGCGACGTCATCGTGGACGCGGTGCGGCGGGTGAAAGCGGCCAACCCCTCGGCCATCTACGCGTGTGACCCCGTGATGGGCAATGCGAAGTCCGGGTGCTTTGTGGCGCCCGAGATCCCCCACCTGCTGCGGGATCGCGTGGTCCCCGTTGCCGACATCATCACTCCGAACCAGTTCGAGTTGGGATTCCTCACCGGAACCGAGCCGACAGCGCTGGACTCGACGCTCGACTCCGTCGACCTGGCCCGAATGATGGGACCGAGCACCGTTCTCGTGACCAGTGTGGAGCGCCCCGACCGCGAGCCGGGCACCATCGAGATGCTCGCCGTGGATGCTGAGAGCGCGTGGATCGTGCAAACTCCCCATCTGCCGTTCAAAGCGAACGGATCGGGTGACGTCACCGCGGCGCTCTTCTCGGCGCATTACCGCGCGACAGGTGATGCCCGTGTAGCGCTGGAACGCACCGCATCCAGCGTGTTCGACCTCCTTGAGTTGACGCATCAGTCGGGTGAGCGAGAACTGCAGCTCGTGCAGGCTCAGAACTTCTACGCCCATCCGCGCATGCAGTTCACCGCCCGGCGCGTTCGCTAA
- a CDS encoding type IV toxin-antitoxin system AbiEi family antitoxin domain-containing protein, whose protein sequence is MTSALVYHELSDAIPFGTDVALPRGTRHPARFAHVSWHSFDPATFLVGREVLEIGEGLEAAIYSAERTIVDCFRLMHREGSDVAHEALRSWLRRRGNSPAAVLQVAASFPMARPRIRQALEILL, encoded by the coding sequence TTGACGAGTGCGCTCGTCTATCACGAACTGTCTGACGCGATACCGTTCGGCACCGACGTTGCGCTCCCGCGCGGAACGCGTCATCCGGCGCGTTTCGCGCATGTCAGCTGGCACAGCTTCGACCCGGCCACGTTTCTCGTCGGCCGTGAGGTCCTCGAGATCGGGGAAGGGCTGGAAGCGGCAATCTACTCGGCGGAGCGCACGATCGTCGACTGTTTCCGGCTCATGCATCGTGAGGGCAGTGACGTGGCGCACGAAGCGCTGCGGAGCTGGCTGCGGCGCCGGGGTAATTCGCCGGCCGCAGTCCTTCAGGTTGCTGCTTCCTTCCCGATGGCTCGTCCTCGGATTCGACAGGCATTGGAGATTCTGCTGTGA
- a CDS encoding SDR family NAD(P)-dependent oxidoreductase, whose protein sequence is MDMQLANKRAFISGSTQGIGYSIAKALLREGVAVVINGRDNSRLQQSVKNLEAEVPGGSVTGIAADFADAAEVQRLLGVLGGVDILVNNVGLFELKPFTDIPDDDWSRYFDVNVMSGVRLSRALLPGMIDAGWGRIIFIGSESGVAVPADMTHYGVTKAGMLALSNGLAKLTRATGVTVNTILGGPTYSDGVAGTIRDIAEAQQLSTDELKAMIIGGNQTSLLERFIEPDEIANLAVYLASPLSSATNGAAVRADGGVLTAVL, encoded by the coding sequence ATGGATATGCAACTGGCAAACAAACGCGCCTTTATTAGCGGCTCGACACAGGGGATCGGGTATTCGATCGCAAAGGCGCTTCTCCGGGAGGGCGTCGCGGTGGTCATCAACGGTCGCGACAACAGCCGGCTTCAGCAGTCGGTGAAGAACCTCGAAGCCGAAGTGCCCGGCGGGAGCGTGACGGGTATTGCGGCGGACTTCGCGGATGCCGCTGAGGTGCAGCGTCTCCTCGGTGTGCTCGGCGGTGTCGACATCCTTGTCAACAACGTCGGCCTCTTCGAGTTAAAGCCCTTCACGGACATACCCGACGATGACTGGTCGCGCTATTTCGACGTCAATGTGATGAGCGGAGTCCGACTGTCGCGAGCGCTGCTGCCCGGAATGATCGACGCAGGATGGGGCCGGATCATCTTCATCGGGAGTGAATCAGGTGTAGCGGTACCCGCTGATATGACGCACTACGGCGTGACCAAGGCGGGGATGCTCGCGTTGAGCAATGGTCTCGCCAAGCTCACCCGCGCTACCGGCGTGACGGTCAACACGATCCTCGGTGGCCCGACCTACTCAGACGGCGTAGCCGGGACCATCCGCGACATCGCCGAGGCGCAGCAACTCTCGACGGACGAGCTGAAGGCAATGATCATTGGCGGCAACCAGACGTCTCTTCTTGAGCGTTTCATCGAGCCTGACGAAATCGCGAATCTCGCCGTTTATCTCGCGAGCCCGCTTTCTTCTGCGACGAACGGGGCTGCCGTGCGCGCTGACGGCGGAGTGCTGACCGCAGTGCTTTAA
- a CDS encoding SRPBCC domain-containing protein, whose amino-acid sequence MSDHARIKGHTVTRTVHIEASRANVWKALTDPEVMVKWFGDSVAFATLEPGATGSIDWEGYGSFPIEITEVVPNSSFGFRWSGIPAEELDEYSTHVRFTLSDAGTGTDVAVIESGFDTLPGGTRYRRARLEQNREGWDVELDELAILLEGVTE is encoded by the coding sequence GTGTCTGATCACGCAAGAATCAAAGGCCACACCGTGACCCGCACCGTGCACATCGAGGCCTCGCGCGCGAACGTCTGGAAGGCACTGACCGACCCCGAGGTGATGGTCAAGTGGTTCGGAGACAGTGTGGCGTTTGCCACGCTCGAGCCCGGTGCTACCGGCAGCATCGACTGGGAGGGCTACGGCAGCTTCCCGATCGAAATCACCGAAGTGGTGCCCAACAGCTCGTTCGGCTTCCGTTGGTCGGGAATCCCCGCCGAAGAGCTCGACGAGTACTCGACGCATGTACGCTTCACCCTCTCCGATGCTGGCACCGGCACGGATGTCGCGGTGATCGAATCGGGCTTCGACACGCTCCCCGGCGGCACCCGTTACCGTCGCGCACGCCTGGAGCAGAACCGAGAGGGCTGGGACGTCGAACTCGACGAGCTCGCGATCCTCCTCGAAGGTGTCACCGAGTAA
- a CDS encoding MarR family winged helix-turn-helix transcriptional regulator, whose product MSDSSTPSRLTGDDLTTWAALATVLEWLPPALDAPLVRGFDLTHFEYGILYALAEAPGHALGMTVLAGYANSSLSRLSRAVSRIEARGWVQRARDPLDGRSNLTTLTEAGLAMLEKATPVHALTVTELVLEPLTQAQRGQLREISLRIQRAIRGQEGWQPPRPVSLDSD is encoded by the coding sequence ATGAGCGATTCCAGCACCCCGAGCCGTCTCACCGGAGATGACCTCACGACGTGGGCGGCCCTTGCGACGGTACTGGAGTGGCTGCCGCCCGCCCTCGATGCCCCCCTGGTGCGTGGTTTCGATCTCACGCACTTCGAGTACGGCATCCTGTACGCATTGGCTGAAGCACCGGGCCACGCGCTGGGGATGACCGTTCTGGCCGGCTATGCCAACAGCTCGCTCTCGCGGCTGTCTCGAGCAGTGTCGCGGATTGAGGCTCGGGGTTGGGTACAGCGCGCGCGGGATCCCTTGGATGGGCGGTCGAACCTGACCACCCTGACCGAGGCCGGGCTGGCAATGCTCGAAAAGGCCACTCCAGTGCACGCTCTGACCGTCACGGAATTGGTTCTCGAGCCTCTCACCCAGGCCCAACGCGGTCAGCTGCGCGAGATCAGTCTGCGGATCCAGCGAGCAATCCGCGGGCAGGAGGGCTGGCAGCCACCACGACCCGTCTCCCTCGACTCTGACTAG